The Dokdonia sp. 4H-3-7-5 genomic interval CTTTAAAAAAACCTCTGCATCGAACTTGGTTGAGTATGTAAAGCTGCGCATAAATGGTGTTTTTATGGCAACCTTCTTTACCCTATTTGCTGCATCTGTAATAGACTTTAGCGTGGGAATAAATATTGTTGTTGCTACTGTCATTTATACATATTATCCATTCTCATTAATCTCAACCTTACTGATATCTAAATCCTCCACAAATTAATGAAGCACCTATTCTTTAAGCCGTTTTCACTTTCTTCATTGCGACCATAGCTCTTCGTAATGTTGCTCCTATTTCCTCAACAGGATGATTGCGTATGGCATCGTTTACAGCAATAAGTTCTTGATTATCTACATCATTTTCTTTTGCGAAAGCAGAACCTATAATATTTGTATCTACCCTCTTCATAAAGTCAGTTAATAACGGTTTACAAGCATGATCAAAAAGATAGCAACCATACTCTGCTGTGTCAGATATAATACGATTCATCTCAAAAAGCTTCTTTCTAGCAATAGTATTTGCAATAAGAGGCGTTTCATGTAACGACTCATAATAAGCACTTTCTTCTATAATTCCCGCAGCGGTCATGGTTTCAAACGCGAGCTCTACTCCTGCTTTCACCATGGCTACCATGAGTACTCCGTGATCAAAATATTCTTGCTCCGAAATCTCTGCGGTAGTGATTGTCTGTTTTTCAAAAGCAGTTTCTCCAGTGGCAGCTCTCCATTTGTGAAGATTCTTATCATCTGCAGCCCAGTCTTCCATCATGGTTTTTGAGAAGTGACCAGAGATAATATCATCCATGTGCTTTTCAAATAATGGACGCATAATTTCTTTTAATTCCTCGGCTAGATTAAAGGCTTTAATCTTAGACGGATTATTAAGACGATCAATCATGGTTGTGATTCCGCCGTGTTTTAAAGCTTCTGTGATGGTTTCCCAGCCGTATTGAATTAATTTCCCAGCATATGCAGGGTCAATTCCTTTTTCTACCATTTTATCAAAACATAAAATAGAACCTGTTTGTAGTACTCCACAAAGGATTGTTTGCTCACCCATAAGATCAGACTTCACTTCTGCTACAAAAGAAGACTCTAGAACACCTGCTCTATGTCCTCCTGTCGCTGCTGCATAGGCTTTTGCTTGCGCTAGCCCTTTCCCTTCTGGATCATTATTAGGGTGTACTGCAATTAAGGTAGGTACTCCAAAACCTCTTTTATATTCTTCTCTCACCTCAGAACCAGGACACTTAGGTGCCACCATTATTACCGTGAGATCTTCACGTATTTCCATTCCTTCTTCTACAATATTAAAACCGTGAGAATAAGCAAGCGTAGCTCCCTTTTTCATTAATGGCATTACAGCTTTTACAACAGCTGTGTGCTGTTTATCTGGTGTTAAATTGAGTACCAAATCTGCGCTGGGTATTAACTCTTGATATGTTCCTACAGTAAACCCATTAGAACTAGCATTTACAAAGGATGGACGTTTATCTGTAATCGCTCCCTCACGAAGTGCATAAGAAATATCACAACCGCTATCACGCATATTAAGACCTTGATTAAGACCTTGCGCGCCACAACCTACAATCACAATTTTCTTCCCTTCTATAGCAGCTATTCCGTCTTGAAATTCGCTAGCATCCATAAAGCGGCATTTCCCTAGTTGTGCCAGTTGATCTCTAAGTGGCAATGTATTGAAGTAGTTCATTCTAATTAATTTTCGGTAAAGACGGTGGTTAGAAATACGTCTTTATAATGATTAGTTATTGTTTCTTTAGACTCTGTATTTGAGGTGTTACGTTTTCGCGAAAGCGGCCTCCTGCTCATTCCTTATTTGTTGCAATAATGAAGAGATAGGCATCTCTGTCTTAGTAACTGCAATTCTACCCGAACGAGTAAACTGCATGATACCAAAAGGTTTTAACTCGCGGTGTACCAAATCAATTTCAGACCTGCGGCCTGACTTTTCTAGCACAAAGAAGTCTCTATTTACTGTAACTATGCGCGCATGGCTATCTTTTATAATATTCTGAATTTGAGGCTCTTCAAAAAGCAACTCAGATTTGATTTTAAAAAGTGCGCTTTCTGTAAAAATGGTCTCTTCATCACTATGGTAAAAAGCTTTAATGACCTCAACCTGACGTTCTATCTGACCTTTGATTTTCTCCATTTGATGTTCTGTAATATTTACCACTAGTGTAAATTTAAAAACATCATCTATCTCACTTTCTGAGGCAGAGAGGCTTTCAATATTAATTTTACGACGTTGAAATATAGCAGAGATGCGATTGAGTAACCCAATGTTGTTCTCGCTGTATATTGTTACCGTGTATGTTGTTATTTGCTCACTCATATATGTTGAGTTTAAGTACTAATTATTTTATTGTAGCAAAACCGTTTAGGTTGTTCTATATAATCAATGATATTCTTAT includes:
- the ilvC gene encoding ketol-acid reductoisomerase, whose protein sequence is MNYFNTLPLRDQLAQLGKCRFMDASEFQDGIAAIEGKKIVIVGCGAQGLNQGLNMRDSGCDISYALREGAITDKRPSFVNASSNGFTVGTYQELIPSADLVLNLTPDKQHTAVVKAVMPLMKKGATLAYSHGFNIVEEGMEIREDLTVIMVAPKCPGSEVREEYKRGFGVPTLIAVHPNNDPEGKGLAQAKAYAAATGGHRAGVLESSFVAEVKSDLMGEQTILCGVLQTGSILCFDKMVEKGIDPAYAGKLIQYGWETITEALKHGGITTMIDRLNNPSKIKAFNLAEELKEIMRPLFEKHMDDIISGHFSKTMMEDWAADDKNLHKWRAATGETAFEKQTITTAEISEQEYFDHGVLMVAMVKAGVELAFETMTAAGIIEESAYYESLHETPLIANTIARKKLFEMNRIISDTAEYGCYLFDHACKPLLTDFMKRVDTNIIGSAFAKENDVDNQELIAVNDAIRNHPVEEIGATLRRAMVAMKKVKTA
- the ilvN gene encoding acetolactate synthase small subunit encodes the protein MSEQITTYTVTIYSENNIGLLNRISAIFQRRKINIESLSASESEIDDVFKFTLVVNITEHQMEKIKGQIERQVEVIKAFYHSDEETIFTESALFKIKSELLFEEPQIQNIIKDSHARIVTVNRDFFVLEKSGRRSEIDLVHRELKPFGIMQFTRSGRIAVTKTEMPISSLLQQIRNEQEAAFAKT